From a region of the Lactuca sativa cultivar Salinas chromosome 4, Lsat_Salinas_v11, whole genome shotgun sequence genome:
- the LOC111899814 gene encoding cytosolic enolase 3 isoform X2 yields the protein MSVQEYLDKHMLSRKIEDAVNAAVRAKTPDPVLFISNHMRKAVPSVITKVKARQILDCRGIPTVEVDLYTNKGMFRASAPSGAPSGLYEAIELRDGDKGTYLGNGVTRAVRNVNEKISEAIVGMDPTLQNQIDQAMIDLDKTEKKGELGGNAILAVSMAACKAGAAEKEVPLYKHIADLSGRGNHVLPVPAFTLISGGKHAANNLAIRDIMILPIGAKRFEEAMQMGSETYHHLKAVITEKYGAQGCNVGEDGGFSPNVSSFREGLDLVKEAINRTGYNGKIKIAIDVAATDFCIGTKYDLDYKSPNRSGQNFKSGEDMVEMYKELCKEYPIVSIEDPFDMEDWEQAKYFTGLGICQVVGDGLLMSNSKRIERAVHERACNALLLKGR from the exons ATGTCGGTGCAAGAGTATCTAGACAAACACATGCTCTCGCGGAAAATTGAAGACGCTGTCAATGCCGCTGTTAGGGCCAAAACTCCCGATCCCGTTCTCTTCATC TCTAATCATATGCGAAAGGCTGTTCCTTCGGTTATAACAAAGGTTAAAGCGAGGCAAATTCTTGATTGCAGAGGAATTCCAACTGTTGAAGTTGACTTATACACCAATAAAGGAATGTTTCGTGCTTCTGCTCCAAGCGGTGCTCCCTCTGGACT ATATGAAGCTATTGAGTTACGTGATGGAGACAAGGGCACATATCTTGGAAATGGTGTCACTAGAGCTGTTAGAAATGTAAATGAGAAGATATCTGAGGCTATTGTTGGCATGGATCCAACCCTTCAGAACCAAATTGATCAGGCAATGATAGACTTGGACAAGACTGAGAAGAAG GGTGAACTTGGAGGAAATGCAATATTAGCTGTGTCAATGGCTGCTTGCAAAGCTGGAGCTGCTGAGAAGGAG GTTCCACTTTACAAACATATTGCTGATCTTTCAGGCAGAGGAAACCATGTCCTTCCTGTTCCTGCCTTCACCCTAATAAGTGGTGGAAAACATGCTGCAAACAATTTGGCTATAAGA GACATAATGATACTTCCAATTGGAGCAAAAAGATTTGAAGAGGCAATGCAAATGGGTTCTGAGACATATCATCACTTAAAG GCTGTTATTACAGAGAAATATGGCGCACAAGGATGTAATGTTGGTGAAGATGGTGGTTTTTCTCCTAATGTCTCCAG CTTTAGAGAAGGATTAGATCTTGTAAAGGAGGCAATTAACAGAACAGGGTATAATGGTAAAATTAAGATTGCTATTGATGTTGCTGCTACAGATTTCTGCATAG gTACAAAGTACGATTTGGATTATAAATCTCCTAACAGATCAGGACAAAACTTCAAGTCAGGAGAAGATATGGTTGAGATGTATAAAGAACTATGTAAAG AGTATCCTATTGTCTCCATTGAAGATCCATTTGACATGGAGGACTGGGAGCAAGCCAAGTATTTCACTGGGCTTGGAATTTGCCAG GTTGTGGGAGATGGGTTGTTGATGTCAAACTCAAAACGTATTGAGAGAGCCGTTCATGAACGTGCTTGCAATGCCCTTCTTCTCAAG GGCAGGTGA
- the LOC111899814 gene encoding cytosolic enolase 3 isoform X1 yields MSVQEYLDKHMLSRKIEDAVNAAVRAKTPDPVLFISNHMRKAVPSVITKVKARQILDCRGIPTVEVDLYTNKGMFRASAPSGAPSGLYEAIELRDGDKGTYLGNGVTRAVRNVNEKISEAIVGMDPTLQNQIDQAMIDLDKTEKKGELGGNAILAVSMAACKAGAAEKEVPLYKHIADLSGRGNHVLPVPAFTLISGGKHAANNLAIRDIMILPIGAKRFEEAMQMGSETYHHLKAVITEKYGAQGCNVGEDGGFSPNVSSFREGLDLVKEAINRTGYNGKIKIAIDVAATDFCIGTKYDLDYKSPNRSGQNFKSGEDMVEMYKELCKEYPIVSIEDPFDMEDWEQAKYFTGLGICQVVGDGLLMSNSKRIERAVHERACNALLLKVNQIGTVTEAIEVVKMAKDAEWGVVISQRSGETDDSFIADLAVGLATGQIKAGAPSRGERLAKYNQLIRIEEELGDQSSYVGDDWKQS; encoded by the exons ATGTCGGTGCAAGAGTATCTAGACAAACACATGCTCTCGCGGAAAATTGAAGACGCTGTCAATGCCGCTGTTAGGGCCAAAACTCCCGATCCCGTTCTCTTCATC TCTAATCATATGCGAAAGGCTGTTCCTTCGGTTATAACAAAGGTTAAAGCGAGGCAAATTCTTGATTGCAGAGGAATTCCAACTGTTGAAGTTGACTTATACACCAATAAAGGAATGTTTCGTGCTTCTGCTCCAAGCGGTGCTCCCTCTGGACT ATATGAAGCTATTGAGTTACGTGATGGAGACAAGGGCACATATCTTGGAAATGGTGTCACTAGAGCTGTTAGAAATGTAAATGAGAAGATATCTGAGGCTATTGTTGGCATGGATCCAACCCTTCAGAACCAAATTGATCAGGCAATGATAGACTTGGACAAGACTGAGAAGAAG GGTGAACTTGGAGGAAATGCAATATTAGCTGTGTCAATGGCTGCTTGCAAAGCTGGAGCTGCTGAGAAGGAG GTTCCACTTTACAAACATATTGCTGATCTTTCAGGCAGAGGAAACCATGTCCTTCCTGTTCCTGCCTTCACCCTAATAAGTGGTGGAAAACATGCTGCAAACAATTTGGCTATAAGA GACATAATGATACTTCCAATTGGAGCAAAAAGATTTGAAGAGGCAATGCAAATGGGTTCTGAGACATATCATCACTTAAAG GCTGTTATTACAGAGAAATATGGCGCACAAGGATGTAATGTTGGTGAAGATGGTGGTTTTTCTCCTAATGTCTCCAG CTTTAGAGAAGGATTAGATCTTGTAAAGGAGGCAATTAACAGAACAGGGTATAATGGTAAAATTAAGATTGCTATTGATGTTGCTGCTACAGATTTCTGCATAG gTACAAAGTACGATTTGGATTATAAATCTCCTAACAGATCAGGACAAAACTTCAAGTCAGGAGAAGATATGGTTGAGATGTATAAAGAACTATGTAAAG AGTATCCTATTGTCTCCATTGAAGATCCATTTGACATGGAGGACTGGGAGCAAGCCAAGTATTTCACTGGGCTTGGAATTTGCCAG GTTGTGGGAGATGGGTTGTTGATGTCAAACTCAAAACGTATTGAGAGAGCCGTTCATGAACGTGCTTGCAATGCCCTTCTTCTCAAG GTGAACCAGATAGGGACAGTGACAGAAGCGATTGAAGTGGTGAAGATGGCAAAGGATGCTGAATGGGGGGTGGTGATATCACAGAGAAGTGGGGAAACAGATGATTCTTTCATTGCTGACCTGGCGGTTGGTCTTGCCACTGGTCAAATCAAAGCAGGTGCTCCTTCTCGTGGAGAGCGCTTAGCCAAGTACAATCAG TTGATCAGAATCGAAGAAGAGCTTGGCGATCAATCGAGTTATGTTGGTGATGACTGGAAGCAGTCatga
- the LOC111899807 gene encoding DExH-box ATP-dependent RNA helicase DExH11 yields the protein MDRIETVKELPFRVGFTGHSGHIRIEPLPPVKKSSSIDSLPEFILPPAFARETPESIKKFVEDKYLLPRLDPDEFSAEKAGRQWEFDWFDQAKIHLEPTMPRSVVVPAWELPFRRPKPASEKWEPASVQVDVSELMVEAESSIGVRISGPPKDFVKGSINNRPFRPGGLDDSQSLGRNFPEGSCNGEWVREVLDGAPAQLIPPSCKEGMDLGHLKGHPCSWIIHEDKSVPKTTSESTLSVQFDDLFKRAWEEDVMEVPINDGDTPELEINVIELGSPKSVPLEDDNKPDSLDTESSVIDQILSTGSTKGLDDSDSGDGGRQKEPKVWAVTGGSDGIADNFNELVPDMALDFPFELDAFQKEAIYYLEKGESVFVAAHTSAGKTVVAEYAFALASKHCTRAVYTAPIKTISNQKYRDFSGKFDVGLLTGDVSLRPEASCLIMTTEILRSMLYRGADIIRDIEWVIFDEVHYVNDVERGVVWEEVIIMLPRHINFVLLSATVPNTIEFADWIGRTKQKQIRVTGTTKRPVPLEHCLFYSGELYKICEQEKFIPQGLKSAKDAHRRKTMATAGGGSGAYPSLPTTHDNSRSQKPNSFARGKPIKQTGPQNLGNFGGGGGGGRGNQGYGGGNNNWGNRVSEKSLWLSLINKLGKTSLLPVVIFCFSKNRCDKSADNLRETDLTSRSEKSEIRVFCDKAFSRLKGSDRNLPQIVRLQGLLHRGIGVHHAGLLPIVKEVVEMLFCRGVIKVLFSTETFAMGVNAPARTVVFDTVRKFDGKEFRQLLPGEYTQMAGRAGRRGLDSIGTVLVMCRDEVPDESDLKHVITGSATRLESQFRLTYIMIMHLLRVEELKVEDMLKRSFAEFHAQKKLPEQQQLLMRKLAQPTKSIECIKGEPAIEEYYKWHFEAEMYNTHINEKVLQSSVSQSFLQPGRLVVVKSQSVEDHLLGVILKAPSSTNKQYIVLVLTPSLPTTLQTSTSMDGPQNKSTSTAAGLQMLMPKSKRGMDDDYYTSATARKGSGIVKIKLPHRGNAAGAAYEVREVDTKEFLSICNVKIKIDQVGLLEDDSSAAYSKTVQSLLQQKSQENKYPPALDPIKDLKLKEVELVEAYYNWNNLLQKMSQNKCHNCVKLGEHIKAARELKKYKEEVDALKFQMSDEALQQMPHFQGRIDVLKEIGCIDADLVVQIKGRVACEMNSGEELICTECLFENQLDSLEPEEAVALMSAFVFQQRKASESSLTPRLFHAKERLYDTAIKLGELQSRFKIQIDPQEYAQENLKFGLVEVVYEWAKGTPFADICELTDVPEGLIVRTIVRLDETCREFRNAAAIMGNSALYKKMEAASNAIKRDIVFAASLYITGL from the exons ATGGATCGGATCGAGACAGTGAAAGAGTTGCCTTTCCGGGTTGGATTCACGGGTCACAGCGGCCATATTCGAATCGAGCCGCTACCTCCTGTTAAAAAATCCAGCTCCATTGACTCGCTACCGGAGTTTATACTC CCTCCTGCATTTGCTAGGGAAACACCAGAATCGATCAAAAAGTTTGTTGAGGATAAATATCTTCTGCCAAGATTGGATCCTGATGAATTTTCTGCAGAAAAAGCCGGAAGGCAGTGGGAGTTTGACTGGTTTGACCAAGCAAAAATTCACTTAGAGCCAACAATGCCTCGCTCTGTTGTAGTACCTGCATGGGAATTACCATTCAGACGCCCCAAGCCTGCATCAGAGAAATGGGAACCTGCATCCGTGCAG GTTGATGTGTCTGAACTGATGGTGGAAGCAGAGAGTTCTATTGGAGTGCGTATTAGTGGACCTCCAAAGGATTTTGTGAAGGGAAGCATTAACAACCGTCCTTTTCGTCCAGGTGGATTGGATGATTCCCAATCATTGGGAAGGAACTTTCCAGAAGGTTCTTGTAATGGTGAATGGGTAAGGGAAGTCTTGGATGGTGCTCCTGCACAACTCATTCCTCCTAGTTGTAAAGAAGGAATGGATCTTGGACACCTCAAG GGACATCCATGTTCTTGGATTATTCATGAAGATAAGAGTGTGCCCAAGACAACATCTGAG AGTACTTTATCTGTTCAGTTTGATGACTTATTTAAAAGAGCTTGGGAAGAGGATGTCATGGAAGTTCCCATTAATGATG GGGATACACCTGAATTAGAAATCAACGTGATTGAATTGGGGTCTCCAAAATCTGTTCCATTAGAAGATGACAATAAACCGGATTCACTTGACACTGAATCATCTGTTATTGATCAAATTTTGTCAACGGGATCGACCAAAGGATTGGATGATTCCGATTCCGGAGATGGTGGACGACAGAAGGAGCCAAAA GTTTGGGCTGTTACAGGGGGTAGTGATGGGATTGCAGATAATTTTAATGAACTTGTTCCTGATATGGCATTGGATTTCCCTTTTGAACTGGATGCATTCCAAAAGGAG GCTATATATTATCTTGAGAAGGGGGAATCAGTTTTTGTAGCAGCTCATACTTCGGCTGGAAAGACTGTTGTTGCAGAGTACGCCTTTGCACTTGCATCAAAA CATTGTACAAGAGCAGTATATACTGCTCCCATTAAAACAATCAGCAACCAAAAGTACAGGGACTTTTCTGGAAAGTTTGATGTGGGTCTTCTCACAGGGGATGTTAGCTTGAGGCCTGAAGCCTCTTGCCTCATCATGACAACTGAGATTTTAAGGTCAATGCTTTATAGGGGTGCTGATATTATACGCGACATTGAATGG GTTATATTTGATGAAGTGCATTATGTAAATGATGTTGAAAGAGGGGTTGTGTGGGAAGAGGTTATCATCATGCTTCCAAGGCATATCAATTTTGTTCTACTCTCTGCCACG GTACCTAATACAATAGAGTTTGCTGATTGGATTGGcagaacaaaacaaaaacaaatccgTGTAACAGG GACTACAAAGAGGCCAGTCCCACTAGAGCACTGTCTATTTTATTCGGGAGAACTTTACAAAATCTGTGAACAGGAGAAGTTTATACCACAGGGACTAAAATCCGCAAAAGATGCCCATAGGAGAAAAACCATGGCTACAGCTGGCGGTGGTTCAGGGGCATATCCGTCACTTCCCACCACTCATGACAATTCCCGCTCTCAAAAACCAAACAGTTTTGCAAGGGGCAAACCGATTAAACAAACCGGGCCCCAGAATTTGGGAAactttggtggtggtggtggtggtgggcggGGCAACCAAGGATATGGTGGTGGCAATAACAATTGGGGGAATAGAGTATCAGAAAAATCTTTGTGGTTATCACTTATTAACAAGCTAGGAAAAACCTCCCTTTTACCA GTGGTGATATTTTGTTTCTCAAAGAATCGGTGCGACAAATCAGCTGATAATCTGCGTGAAACAGACCTCACAAGTCGTTCTGAGAAAAGTGAAATTCGTGTTTTTTGTGATAAAGCATTTTCTCGATTAAAAGGATCTGATAGGAACCTACCACAG ATTGTGAGACTCCAAGGGCTTCTTCACAGGGGGATTGGTGTACATCATGCTGGTCTGCTTCCGATAGTCAAGGAAGTAGTTGAAATGCTTTTCTGCCGTGGTGTAATTAAG GTTTTGTTTTCAACCGAAACATTCGCAATGGGGGTTAATGCTCCTGCTAGAACG GTTGTTTTCGACACAGTAAGGAAGTTTGATGGGAAGGAATTTAGACAGTTACTGCCCGGAGAATACACGCAAATGGCCGGGCGGGCGGGCAGGCGAGGACTGGATAGTATCGGGACCGTTCTGGTGATGTGTCGTGATGAAGTCCCGGACGAGAGTGATTTAAAGCATGTGATTACGGGCAGTGCAACCAGGCTGGAATCCCAATTCCGCTTGACTTATATCATGATAATGCATCTCCTCCGTGTTGAAGAATTgaag GTGGAGGACATGCTGAAAAGAAGTTTTGCAGAATTTCATGCTCAGAAAAAACTGCCCGAGCAACAGCAACTGCTGATGCGAAAGCTTGCTCAGCCTACAAAATCTATCGA GTGCATAAAGGGTGAGCCAGCAATTGAGGAATACTATAAGTGGCACTTTGAGGCTGAGATGTATAACACTCACATAAACGAAAAAGTCTTGCAATCTTCCGTTTCTCAGTCTTTTCTTCAACCTGGAAGACTCGTGGTTGTCAAATCACAATCC GTTGAGGACCACTTACTTGGAGTTATCTTAAAGGCACCTTCCTCCACCAACAAACAATACATCGTTCTGGTTCTCACACCCTCTTTACCAACAACATTACAAACCTCCACATCCATGGATGGCCCACAAAACAAGTCAACTTCCACTGCTGCTGGTCTTCAGATGCTAATGCCAAAATCCAAACGTGGGATGGATGATGATTATTACACTTCTGCCACTGCCCGAAAAGGTTCGGGCATTGTCAAAATCAAACTGCCCCACCGTGGTAATGCTGCTGGGGCAGCTTATGAGGTGCGGGAAGTTGATACCAAAGAGTTTTTGTCGATTTGTAATGTGAAGATAAAGATTGATCAAGTTGGGCTTTTGGAAGATGATAGTAGTGCAGCTTATTCTAAAACTGTACAGAGTCTTTTACAACAAAAGTCTCAAGAAAATAAGTATCCTCCAGCTCTTGATCCCATTAAAG ATTTGAAGCTGAAAGAGGTGGAACTAGTGGAAGCTTACTACAATTGGAATAACTTATTGCAAAAAATGTCACAAAACAAGTGCCACAATTGTGTTAAATTAGGGGAGCACATCAAAGCAGCTCGAGAGTTAAAGAAGTACAAAGAGGAAGTCGATGCATTAAAATTTCAAATGTCAGATGAAGCACTTCAACAAATGCCCCATTTTCAGGGTCGT ATTGATGTGTTGAAGGAGATTGGGTGTATAGATGCAGACTTAGTGGTTCAAATAAAAGGGCGAGTAGCTTGTGAGATGAATTCAGGAGAGGAGTTGATATGCACAGAATGTTTATTTGAGAATCAATTAGATAGTCTGGAACCAGAAGAAGCAGTTGCATTAATGTCAGCTTTTGTCTTTCAACAGAGAAAAGCTTCCGAATCTTCTCTTACCCCTAGACTTTTCCATGCAAAagaaag GTTGTACGATACGGCTATCAAACTTGGGGAGCTTCAATCACGATTCAAGATACAAATCGACCCTCAAGAATATGCTCAAGAGAATCTCAAGTTTGGACTTGTTGAGGTTGTTTATGAATGGGCAaag GGGACTCCGTTTGCAGATATATGTGAACTGACGGATGTTCCGGAAGGTCTCATAGTGCGGACAATTGTACGGTTGGATGAAACATGTCGGGAGTTCAGGAACGCAGCAGCAATCATGGGCAACTCTGCTTTATACAAGAAAATGGAAGCTGCATCAAATGCAATCAAACGGGATATTGTTTTTGCTGCTAGTTTGTACATTACTGGTTTGTAG